Below is a genomic region from Triticum dicoccoides isolate Atlit2015 ecotype Zavitan chromosome 5A, WEW_v2.0, whole genome shotgun sequence.
attttgttgtATAGTGTGTTCCCTAAAACAAATCGCTTTACAGTAGACCGTGGAAAATTTATACTCATAATTAATTtattacctttatatctcaaaatatcAAATAGAGTATAAAATGAGAGCAACTTACATAAATCATAAGATTATTAGTAATCTCATCCTGCAACTGTACGTATTGTACACAACTATGAAGCATCAAATGAATGAGTATTCTAAAGATATAATTATGATCAGAAATACAGAAAATGCAAAGTTTGTCAATTGTTGGCCTTTGTACCCAGATCCAACATAACTGTGAGCAGGCCTACAAAACGAAAAAAGGGTCAATAGTCCTTTCGGTATTACAAATCTGTTTACCTACACACCTTGTATATAGCATTCCATCCTTCTCACCAGCGGACTGCAGTCCCATATCTGACCAATTCCAGAAGGTATATGCAAGTTCAGCTAAATGAAGACTTGAAAACTGAATTGATGTACGTCAGAAAGGCAGTAATAAGGAGTTACACTATAAAATGAAAGCTTCCCTGGTTTTATGTGGAACCATAAAGCAGTATATGTCTATATATCAAGGACGCCGGGGGAAGGGCTAGTACTAATACGAATGTGAATGGTAAAATTCAACATTGAGGAGATAAAATTACATAATATGATCATTTGTCTCAGCTTAATCATAGGTGATGCTATCAGAAGAACTTCCTGTACTCTTTTCTATAATGCTTACCACATCGTGCGTAATCTAGTGGATGTCCAGCAATCCTCCCCATCTTAAGCTCGAACGCTATGCTTTACTCTTCCATAACATAACTAAGTCCTCATGACTACAGCAAGGAAAAAAATCACATACCCATATTGCTTCTACCGAAATTTTCCAAAAGAATTGAGCAATCGTGGTCCATTTACTTTTGAGAATTTTTACGTGCTCGAAGTgtacatgccccaagagggatcccTGTATGTGGAGCCAGCGTGGGTCTTCTTTGCTAGCGGGAGGAGGTTGAGAGGGACTACTGTGAGGAGTCCCGCAACTGCCATGTCTGCAGTAAACTGATGTCGATATGCCTTCTCTGCTGCATCTACCAATCATGGGAATTGATCCTACAAAAGGATGCTAAATTTGTAAAGTGGTCGAAATTGAAGCTGAAGAAATTCAGAGATTGGAAAGGAAGGGGTCGGATTGAAGCTAGAGTTCATTTGGCCTGAGGGAATTTATCACGACGAACTGGATGGTGCTGCAATGCTGATCATGTGGACGAACATCATGATGGTTCGCAGCATGATGCGTGGCCAGAGAGGCGAAGTGAAGATGTCCATTGGGAGAGAGATGTTGGCGTGTGCTCCCGACTATCCTAGATTGAGAGTCGAGGCCATATAGAGTCCAAATGTGTCCCTAGATTCAGTTGTGGAGGCCATATAGAGTCCACCCGTGATACTATTATGTGAGTTCTCTGCAAAATAAAAGATCACATGGGTTAATCTCCCTAGATTCAATCATGGAGGCCAATGAGCTTAAAGAAATCCTGGACGCCATAGCTCCAGTAACCTGCTGAAGTTGATGTAACAACTCATGCTTTATAATGCTTGTAAAATCGATGTTACTCGACCAAAGGCGTCGAACAACACGCATCTGCATGTCTAGTTCATTCACACTGAACATATAAATTCTGCGCTGGCGCACCTGTGCATCGATCGTGCAGCCGGCCAGCCGGCCGGCAATGTAGCAGTGTAGGATCTGCTCTTGGGGTCATGCAAGaatctctactactattaaacaatcaaataaGAACTTTCTTACATGCACCCGCAATTAGTCCCACAATAACGCACGAGCCAATCAGCACCACACGAttatctctactactattaaacaatcaaataaAAACTTTCTTACATGCACCCGCAATTAGTCCCACAATAACGCACGAGCCAATCAGCACCACACGATTAGGCCAACAAGTCTCAATCTAACGGCCATCATTAATCCAATACCTCTACCGTGTGCACTTAGCATTTACCAATGACTGACCGTACTTCACCAGGAGAGTAGTAGTCGAACAACCAGCCCCGCGCGTCCCCTACAATCACGGAAATCAGATCGCAAACTAACAACCAGCCCAGCGTCCCCTACAATCACGGAAAATCAGATCGCAAGCTAAGGGAACTTCACGCCCTTGACCTTGACCTCACCGCCAGGCACATACGCCGCCAACCAACGGCGTCTCCTGCCTGCGCGGCGACCATGCCGCACTGCACCGTCCCGTCACCTCCGTGCACGATCGCCATCGCCGATTGTTGCCGCTCGTAGCGTGGCATCCGTCCTGCGAGATCGCCAGTGCCCAGGAAAGAGCCTGCCCCGGCACccgcaccgccgcgcccgccctGCACTGGCACCCACGCCGCCGCGCACACGCCCGCCGGGGCAGGGCGCCAGCGCCTGTCGCGTCCCCTGAACCAGCCGGGCACACGCAGCTGTGATTCTTCCGAGGACTTCTTCAGGTTCGACTTCTTCCTTTGACTGTTGCAGCATTACTCATGATTAGATTTTTGATAATAGAGTTCTAACTAATAAACAGTTGCACAGCAAAATGCTATAAGCCGTTCATTTTACATACTGACTATATGAGGATAATGAAACTGGATTTGTGTTGCACAAATTGCCTTTactataccgaaaaaggctttcgccccgctttatagataaagcacacCGCCACAAAACACACAACCCCAACAGGTTCAGACACACACACCCAAGTAGCACAACAAAGTCATAAGgtactgctgagggcacagctcaacaagtccaaagaaacagaaaaggaaaccgGGCGAGGCCGGGCGAGAGACCCACGCAGGGGACTAGTCAGGCTCCggcggagggggcggcggtggcggcgacaggcggacggccatcgagcggaggtcggcgatgaaggcggagatggcgtcgCGCTCCAGGAgatggctaagcggccgccaaagctgcaggaAACCCGAGAATTTGTAGAGAGCGTCAGTAGCACGACGAAGCGGAGTGCGCTCAATCACAAGCTTATTACAAACAGTCCAAAGAGTCCAGGCTAGGGTCCCAACctccagccacctaatgtggcgggaGGACGGGGGGACGCTTGGAGTTCAGCAAAAAGGTCGGGGAAGTTGGTGTGAGTCCAATTTCCGTCGACAAGCTCGCGAAAACAGCTCCAGAGGAACTGGGCAGAGGTGCAAGCGAAGAAGATGTGGTTAGAGTCCTCGGGGACGGCACAGAGGGGGCAGAGACCAGAACCCGGGCCATTACGCTTGCGGACCTCCACACCGGAGGGGATCCGTCCCCGGATCCACTGCCACATGAAGATACGGATCTTCAGAGGGAGGCGGACGGACCAAACCAATGAGAGGGGGGAGGGGCGGCGGAGGGGGCAATGGCCGCATAGAGCGATTTGGTAGAGAACTGGCCAGACGGCTCCAAATGCCATCGAACACGGTCTTGGACGCCGTCAACCAGCGGCTCATGAAGAGCGACGCACTCAAGAAgctcacgccaggcggcggattccgCAGGCCCAAATGGCCGACGGaaagcgaggcgccctaagtcaaatAGGGCCCTATCAACAGAGATCATGGGGTCGACAGAGATAGCAAAGAGAATGGGGAAGCGAGCCGCAAAGGGGGCGTCACCGGCCCAACGGTCATACCAGAATAACGTCGAACGGCCAGATCCTACCGAGATAGAGGTACCAATGCGGAGCACAGGGAGGAGCTGGACAAGGGACTGCCAGAACTGAGAG
It encodes:
- the LOC119299083 gene encoding uncharacterized protein LOC119299083, producing the protein MIFVVATHHSASQGFGFQISQRKKSNLKKSSEESQLRVPGWFRGRDRRWRPAPAGVCAAAWVPVQGGRGGAGAGAGSFLGTGDLAGRMPRYERQQSAMAIVHGGDGTVQCGMVAAQAGDAVGWRRMCLAVRSRSRA